One window of Populus nigra chromosome 5, ddPopNigr1.1, whole genome shotgun sequence genomic DNA carries:
- the LOC133694256 gene encoding la-related protein 1C gives MATLTNSNPNSIAAADHSPRHTIAADNISSSSNPVSSPQSRRAAGKQVSPPWARIVRGAESEFSSTASTVAEQAAAVLLVEEESVESENNASKRPVWNKPLTASNGPVEIGNVMGADSWPALSESAARASSSTKSSSDSLKGSLSDGSSSSVSVSQGIGTASSSSQKQVVNSANTNSTSNHIVPGRQRSMKRGGANTTSNGGAPQSPGSQGATGEGHSNNSSSGDHGQRNSQSRSFNDHPHQQRNSFRNRNGGPHSRGDGSHHHSYGGRRNDQDRSNQDWNAHRNFNRDGGHVQPSPGVSPRLMRPPPPPPPPPAAATTFVAPPPVRPFSPMGFPDMRSPLYYVAPHPDSMRGVPIIAAPIPPHAVFFHSDPQLHNKILRQIDYYFSNENLIKDIYLRKNMDDQGWVPIKLIASFNKVLLLTDNIQLILDAIRNSSVVEVQGEKVRKRNDWMRWIMTTPIQFPNVSSPQSGEKSGHDMLAANVQGISLEEMTAGHSNVRSQADVRTEAFLGRSLSGDFNSQSQLSSSKGIDENRFQGDLDLPTSSRNSSK, from the exons atggcAACCTTAACTAATTCTAACCCAAACAGCATCGCCGCCGCCGATCACTCTCCACGTCACACAATCGCCGCCGATAACATCAGTAGCAGCAGTAATCCGGTGAGCAGTCCACAATCGCGACGGGCAGCCGGGAAGCAGGTTTCTCCACCGTGGGCACGAATCGTGCGCGGTGCTGAATCGGAATTTTCTTCTACTGCTTCAACGGTGGCGGAGCAAGCGGCTGCGGTTTTATTGGTGGAGGAAGAGAGTGTGGAGAGTGAGAATAATGCGAGTAAGAGACCGGTGTGGAACAAGCCATTGACAGCTAGTAATGGTCCTGTGGAGATTGGGAATGTTATGGGGGCTGATTCTTGGCCTGCTTTATCTGAGTCAGCTGCTAGGGCTTCTTCTTCGACAAAATCATCTTCTGATTCTTTGAAGGGCTCATTATCCGATGGATCATCATCTTCCGTCTCTGTTTCACAG GGAATTGGAACTGCATCCTCATCTTCACAGAAACAAGTAGTCAATAGTGCAAACACTAATTCAACTTCAAACCATATAGTGCCAGGACGCCAAAGGTCAATGAAGCGTGGTGGTGCTAACACAACTTCTAATGGTGGTGCTCCTCAGTCACCAGGATCACAGGGCGCGACAGGTGAAGGACATTCAAATAACTCTTCTTCTGGGGACCACGGGCAAAGGAATTCCCAATCCCGTAGCTTTAATGATCATCCACACCAACAACGCAATTCATTCAGGAACCGTAATGGTGGGCCACATTCTCGAGGAGATGGTTCTCATCATCATAGTTATGGTGGCAGGAGAAATGATCAAGATCGTTCAAATCAAGATTGGAATGCTCATCGAAATTTTAATCGGGATGGTGGCCATGTGCAGCCATCACCAGGAGTTTCCCCAAGGCTTATGAGgcctccaccaccacctccaccaccacctgcAGCTGCTACTACTTTTGTTGCACCCCCACCAGTCCGGCCTTTCAGCCCCATGGGGTTCCCTG ATATGCGATCGCCGCTGTATTATGTTGCCCCGCATCCAGATTCTATGAGAGGTGTGCCTATTATTGCGGCACCAATACCGCCTCATGCTGTTTTTTTCCATTCCGATCCCCAGTTGCATAATAAGATATTGCGTCAGATAGATTATTATTTCAG taatgaaaatttaattaaagatatatacTTGCGGAAGAACATGGATGATCAAGGCTGGGTGCCTATTAAACTGATAGCAAGCTTCAACAAA GTTTTGCTTTTGACTGACAATATCCAACTTATACTGGATGCTATAAGAAATTCAAGTGTCGTCGAAGTACAG GGCGAGAAGGTGAGGAAGCGAAATGATTGGATGAGGTGGATCATGACAACTCCTATTCAGTTTCCTAATGTTTCCAGCCCTCAGTCTGGTGAGAAGTCCGGCCATGACATGCTGGCAGCCAATGTCCAAGGCATCTCTCTGGAGGAGATGACTGCTGGCCATAGCAATGTGAGGAGTCAAGCAGATGTTCGTACTGAAGCTTTTCTTGGTAGATCATTGTCTGGGGATTTTAATAGCCAGTCACAGCTGTCTAGCAGCAAGGGAATAGATGAAAACAGATTTCAAGGAGATTTGGATCTCCCCACTTCATCAAGAAATTCAAGTAAGTAA
- the LOC133694272 gene encoding probable aquaporin PIP2-8, producing the protein MAKKMSTGGKDYRDPPPAPLLDMEELKQWSFYRALIAEFVATFLFLYIGVGTVVGYKGVHNNLCDGAGYLGVAWAFGGMIFVLVYCTAGISGGHINPAVTFGLFVARKVSLIRAVAYMMAQCLGAMLGVWMVMILTGIHYDQAGGAVNVVAPGYSKGTALGAEIIGTFVLVYTVLAATDPKRMARDSHVPVLAPLPIGFAVFVVHLALIPITGTGINPARSLGAAVVKNAKEIWDDHWIFWVGPFVGALAAAVYHQYILRSGAVKALGSFRSNPTS; encoded by the exons ATGGCCAAGAAAATGAGTACTGGAGGGAAGGACTACAGAGACCCGCCACCAGCTCCTCTACTAGACATGGAAGAGCTGAAGCAGTGGTCATTCTACAGAGCCTTAATTGCAGAGTTCGTCGCTACCTTTCTCTTCCTTTATATTGGTGTAGGCACTGTTGTTGGTTACAAGGGAGTTCATAACAACTTGTGTGATGGTGCTGGCTATCTTGGTGTTGCTTGGGCTTTTGGGGGCATGATTTTTGTGCTCGTCTACTGCACGGCTGGAATTTCTG GAGGCCACATTAACCCTGCGGTAACATTCGGGCTATTCGTAGCAAGGAAGGTCTCGCTGATTCGAGCAGTGGCCTACATGATGGCACAATGCCTTGGAGCTATGCTTGGTGTATGGATGGTGATGATACTCACTGGCATTCACTACGATCAGGCCGGTGGTGCCGTCAACGTAGTTGCTCCTGGTTACTCAAAGGGTACTGCCTTAGGTGCCGAGATTATTGGCACTTTTGTCCTTGTTTACACTGTCTTAGCTGCAACCGATCCTAAACGGATGGCACGCGACTCCCATGTACCT GTTTTGGCTCCTTTGCCTATTGGTTTTGCTGTTTTTGTGGTGCATTTGGCTTTAATTCCCATCACTGGCACGGGCATCAATCCTGCTAGGAGTCTTGGTGCTGCTGTGGTTAAGAATGCTAAGGAAATCTGGGATGATCAT TGGATTTTTTGGGTTGGGCCGTTTGTTGGGGCGCTGGCAGCAGCAGTGTATCATCAGTACATACTGAGATCCGGAGCCGTTAAAGCTTTGGGATCGTTCCGCAGCAATCCTACCAGCTAA
- the LOC133694152 gene encoding probable aquaporin PIP2-8, whose translation MSSEERNIERQHGRDYHDPPPAPLLDMGELKQWSFYRAAIAEFIATFLFLFFAVSTVVNYKEPNYTDQCSRVGYLGIAWANGGMIFVLVYCTSGISGGHLNPAVTFGMLVARKMSLIRAAAYILAQCLGAILGHLFVFLFMYADEQQSSVDVVNVVSRNYSKGAGLGAEFIGTFVLVYTVFSATDPKRNARDSHVPVLAPLPIGFAVFVVHLATIPITGTGINPARSLATNLIHRSTAGAMDDLWIFWVGPFLGALAAAVYHKYVLRAGAVKTLKSFRALGSFGSQPPV comes from the exons atgagtagtGAAGAGAGAAACATCGAGCGCCAACATGGAAGGGATTACCATGACCCGCCACCAGCTCCTCTATTAGACATGGGAGAGCTGAAGCAGTGGTCATTCTACAGAGCCGCAATTGCAGAGTTTATTGCCacctttctcttcctttttttcgcTGTGTCCACCGTTGTTAATTACAAGGAGCCTAATTATACTGACCAATGTAGTCGTGTTGGCTATCTTGGTATTGCTTGGGCCAACGGTGGCATGATTTTTGTGCTTGTCTACTGCACTTCTGGAATTTCTG GTGGCCATCTTAACCCTGCGGTAACATTCGGTATGCTCGTAGCAAGGAAGATGTCGCTGATTCGAGCAGCTGCCTACATACTGGCACAATGCCTTGGAGCTATACTTGGCCACTTGTTTGTGTTCCTCTTCATGTATGCTGATGAACAGCAGAGCTCGGTTGATGTTGTTAACGTTGTTTCGCGTAACTACTCCAAGGGTGCAGGATTAGGAGCTGAGTTCATTGGCACTTTTGTCCTTGTCTATACTGTCTTCTCCGCCACCGATCCTAAGCGGAACGCTCGCGACTCCCACGTGCCT GTTTTGGCCCCATTGCCTATTGGTTTTGCTGTGTTTGTGGTGCATTTGGCTACAATTCCCATCACTGGAACTGGCATCAATCCTGCTAGAAGCCTTGCTACTAATTTGATTCATCGTAGCACTGCAGGAGCCATGGATGATCTG TGGATTTTCTGGGTTGGGCCTTTTCTTGGAGCACTGGCAGCTGCAGTGTATCACAAATACGTACTGAGGGCAGGAGCTGTTAAAACTTTGAAATCGTTCCGAGCTTTGGGTTCCTTCGGAAGCCAACCACCCGTCTGA